From the genome of Kosmotoga arenicorallina S304, one region includes:
- a CDS encoding ABC transporter ATP-binding protein, with translation MANIIELKNIDKFYGKEIKTQVLFNINLDIQEGSFISIIGQSGSGKSTLMNIMGTLDKPTNGEVLIEGVSTNKMKKNRLAEIRNKTIGFVFQFHYLIPEFTALENILMPYYISNSKPPKEVIDRALELTNLVGIYNVKDNPANKMSGGQQQRTAIARALMNNPKIVLADEPTGNLDSDTTESVYRTLRKIHEEYNTTFVIITHDRKIAERTDRIIELRDGRIEMDVSVG, from the coding sequence ATGGCTAATATTATCGAGCTTAAAAATATTGACAAGTTCTACGGCAAAGAAATAAAGACACAGGTTTTGTTCAACATAAATCTTGATATCCAGGAAGGATCTTTTATTTCTATAATTGGACAATCTGGAAGCGGGAAAAGCACTCTTATGAACATCATGGGTACCCTGGATAAACCAACAAATGGTGAGGTATTAATTGAAGGGGTATCAACCAATAAAATGAAAAAGAACAGGCTTGCTGAAATCAGGAATAAAACCATCGGGTTTGTATTTCAGTTTCACTATCTAATTCCTGAATTTACAGCTCTGGAAAATATCCTTATGCCTTACTATATTTCAAATTCCAAACCTCCCAAAGAAGTAATTGATAGAGCATTAGAATTAACAAATCTTGTCGGGATATACAACGTGAAAGATAACCCCGCAAATAAAATGTCCGGTGGACAACAGCAGCGAACTGCAATAGCAAGAGCGTTAATGAATAATCCGAAAATTGTTCTCGCTGACGAACCAACAGGAAATCTCGATAGTGATACGACAGAATCTGTTTACAGAACACTCAGAAAAATTCACGAGGAATACAATACAACCTTTGTAATTATCACCCATGACAGAAAGATTGCGGAAAGAACAGACAGAATAATTGAGCTGAGGGATGGAAGGATAGAAATGGATGTATCAGTAGGCTAA